The Xanthocytophaga agilis DNA window TGCTTTTACTTCCAGATTTATACCTACTTTATTATATGCATAAGAAGCTGTTTTGGATAACGAATCCAAACGCACATATGGGTATCCGTTGGTCACTGTACTATCAATTAATACATTAGTTGCTTTCCAGCCGTTTACCTTAAAATACTTCTGAGAAAAATTATCTCCGCAACCACAAGTACTAAACCAGCAGCATCCTGTAAGAAATAAAGGTGCAACAGAAATAAGAAATGTAAGAGATAAAATTCTAATAGTTTTCATAGAAAATAAAAAAGTTGACAGACTGTAGACACCACTACCTTATGAAAGGTTGCATCACATGTATAAATGATATATTTTAGAGAAATGACGAAAGTAGAAATACATACTCCCATTGACTTATACCAGGATAAAATTATTTATGGTTGCTGTCATAAAAAAAATTGTATCAGTAGAAAATCTAGGGAATAATATGTATTTTGCTTACCGTTCATAATCAATCTTTTCTGTAGATTTTACCAGGCTATGGATGCTGCAGGTGCATAAGAAAATAGAATCTCAAAATTAGTTTATTAGGTTCGTATTCTGTAAACTTGTAAGCCTAAAAGAGGATAAAAAGGGTAAACACATAACTTATTATATTGAGTTGGAGACTACAGTAGTAAAGTTTAAACAAAATCAACTAATTAAAGATACAACTGTATTTGATATAGAGCTTATTCCTCAGTATGCGCTAAATCTGGAATTAAGCAAGGATGGATTTAGAATAAGTGTAGTGGATACACATGCGAGCCGGTGCTTATGGCTGGAAGAACGGCATTTCTCTGCACTCTTACAAAAAGAACAACTGCTGGAACAACTGGAACTCCTGTATGAAGAACACGAATTTCTGAAAGCTGGATTCTGGCAAAAAATAAAAGTCTCTGTAAAAAATCAGTTTTTCACATTATTACCTAGCTCTTTGTTTTACAAGGAGCATGCCCGCAAGTATCTTCAACTGGCAACTCATACATTGCCTGAAAGTTACGAAGTACTCTACTATCGCCATCCGCATAGTGAAATGGTGAACGTATTTGCAGAGGAAAGAAAGGTAATTGAATGGTTCCGGCAAAATTATCCTGCACGAAATGTAGAATTCGTACATTATTCAAGTGCATTGGTAGAAGGTGTATTTCATACCGAACCTGTACCTGTACGATCAGTAACAGTATTGGTAGAATCATCTCACCTGACAATTGCGGTTACTAATGGAAAAGTATTAGAGTATTGCAATACATTCTTTTATGTAAGTGCTAATGACTTCTTGTATTATGTTATGCTGGTGTTTCATCAAATGCAACTTAACCCAGAAGTCCACAAGGTAACTTTGTATGGAGAAATTAGCCCGGAATCCGCAATATTCGAACAGTTATACAAATACATTCGCAATGTAGTATTTGGTCATAAGCCAAGCACACTGAAGTTTAGCTATCTTTTTGATGAATTGTATGATCATCGCTATTTTGATGTATACAATATTTATCTGTGTGAATAAAACTAGTAAGCCATAAATGAAAAACGCTTAATCATACTCTGATTAAGCGTTTTTCATTTATGGCTAATTTATATCTTCTACAAAACTGGGCTTGCTTCTTCCAAAATATAAAACAAATGATTTTCATCTGTTTCATTCAGTCGTAAGACACCACTTACCTGTACAGGTTTCGCTGTGTAATCAAAAGAGGTAGAAGCTTTTACTTCTACAACAGATTCCGGACCTGCACCACCACAAAAGAAACAATGGCTAAACGGCACCATTGAAAGCATAAAATTCATCTGCTTTTTGGCTTCATCGAGTGGAATAATAAATCCTTTCAATGTGACACGCTTTCCAGCCAACGCCTTTAAATCTTTGCTAAATATAGGTTGAGGATAGTATCGGTCTGGAACATTTTTATACTCTACCGCCATTAAAGTTTTCCATAAATCTGCTGAAGATACTGTTGTAGCACTGGCCTGATCCTTGGGAGCTGTCTGTGCCTGAAGGGTCAGACAACTAACACTGCATATAAATAATAGAAAAACAATACGTTTCATAAAGTATAGTTATAACTCTTTTGAGCGAAATAGATGTTCTGTGTATTCAACAAATATACAATTTTATACAGTTCCCTATACCATCTGAACACTGTCCAGGTGAAAATGATTTGTTATCCGTTTTTTGACACGCGCATCATGTGTAGCAATAACCAATGTAGCAGCACAAGCCGCAGCTTGTGTTTCAAGCAGATCCAATACCCTCATACAATTTACATCATCCAGACTAGATGTAGGTTCATCAGCCAGAATTAGCTTAGGGCGATTCAATACAGCCCGGGCTATCGAAATACGTTGTGCCTGTCCCTGACTTAACTGATGAGGCCTGGAGTTCCGTTTATCCAATAAACCCAATATAGTTAATACTTCTTTGATTCGTTGTTTATTCTGCGGTAATCCAGCCATATATTGAGTCAGTAACAGATTTTCCTCTACTGTTAATACAGATAATAAATGTGGCTTTTGCAACACCAGGCCAATGTTTTTCCCTCGAAACTGATCTGCTTTGCTTCCCGAAAGAATGTACAAATTTGTGCCTGCAACTATTGCAGTACCTTGTGTAGGTTTTCTCAAACCCGCAAGCATATGCAATAAGGTTGTCTTACCACTTCCTGATATTCCTGTTAACAACCAATTATCTCCTTGGGTTGTTGTCCAGTCAGGAAAGGATAGCGTATGTTCCGAAGTATAATTATAA harbors:
- a CDS encoding DUF3299 domain-containing protein — protein: MKRIVFLLFICSVSCLTLQAQTAPKDQASATTVSSADLWKTLMAVEYKNVPDRYYPQPIFSKDLKALAGKRVTLKGFIIPLDEAKKQMNFMLSMVPFSHCFFCGGAGPESVVEVKASTSFDYTAKPVQVSGVLRLNETDENHLFYILEEASPVL
- a CDS encoding DUF3822 family protein, with the protein product METTVVKFKQNQLIKDTTVFDIELIPQYALNLELSKDGFRISVVDTHASRCLWLEERHFSALLQKEQLLEQLELLYEEHEFLKAGFWQKIKVSVKNQFFTLLPSSLFYKEHARKYLQLATHTLPESYEVLYYRHPHSEMVNVFAEERKVIEWFRQNYPARNVEFVHYSSALVEGVFHTEPVPVRSVTVLVESSHLTIAVTNGKVLEYCNTFFYVSANDFLYYVMLVFHQMQLNPEVHKVTLYGEISPESAIFEQLYKYIRNVVFGHKPSTLKFSYLFDELYDHRYFDVYNIYLCE
- a CDS encoding ABC transporter ATP-binding protein; this translates as MFQLTGIRYNYTSEHTLSFPDWTTTQGDNWLLTGISGSGKTTLLHMLAGLRKPTQGTAIVAGTNLYILSGSKADQFRGKNIGLVLQKPHLLSVLTVEENLLLTQYMAGLPQNKQRIKEVLTILGLLDKRNSRPHQLSQGQAQRISIARAVLNRPKLILADEPTSSLDDVNCMRVLDLLETQAAACAATLVIATHDARVKKRITNHFHLDSVQMV